The following are from one region of the Paenibacillus sabinae T27 genome:
- a CDS encoding phasin family protein has product MQEAFSKTESKEEEKMSDLLKKAISLGVGLTVVSKEKVEKAVDELVKRGEVAPSESKALVDRLIERGEEERGIIKSAVQEQVQRVLKDLNVPAKSDIAALEERIAVLERRLAELEGTSRLEGSQPAEGTPDTRTD; this is encoded by the coding sequence ATACAAGAAGCCTTCAGCAAAACGGAATCCAAGGAGGAAGAGAAGATGAGCGATTTGTTGAAAAAAGCGATCTCTTTAGGAGTGGGACTCACCGTTGTCAGCAAGGAAAAGGTGGAAAAAGCCGTCGATGAGCTGGTCAAGCGGGGAGAAGTGGCTCCCTCGGAATCCAAGGCGCTTGTCGACCGGCTGATTGAGCGGGGCGAAGAAGAACGGGGCATCATTAAATCGGCGGTTCAAGAGCAGGTGCAGCGCGTGCTGAAGGATTTGAACGTTCCGGCAAAAAGCGACATCGCCGCTTTGGAGGAACGTATAGCCGTTCTGGAGCGGCGTCTAGCCGAGCTTGAGGGCACATCCCGATTGGAGGGATCGCAGCCGGCGGAAGGTACGCCGGATACGCGCACGGACTGA
- a CDS encoding ThuA domain-containing protein, translated as MDKRKCLLLGEYTHPRFHPLQGVDEQISHILNDLMIVQCTENRKMLLTENISGYDLCIAYNELWNESVSPQQTAGLLSYVAGGGGLIVLHTGVSLGNRNELAQLIGARFGGHPPYGPLEFRTQEHHITEGVGSFKLDEEPYRFEFDPFTEKTVLLEFEAGGQWWPAGWCHSYGLGRVVYLMPGHHEPTFLHPEVKKLLLQAAKWAARIPTRQ; from the coding sequence ATGGATAAAAGAAAATGCCTGCTGCTGGGGGAGTACACACATCCCCGGTTCCATCCTTTGCAGGGTGTGGATGAGCAAATCAGCCATATTTTAAATGATTTGATGATTGTCCAATGTACGGAAAACAGAAAAATGCTGCTGACCGAGAATATTAGCGGTTATGATCTGTGCATTGCATATAATGAGTTGTGGAATGAATCGGTGTCCCCGCAGCAAACGGCTGGACTGCTGAGCTATGTCGCTGGCGGAGGCGGACTTATCGTCTTACATACAGGCGTGTCTCTCGGGAACCGGAATGAACTGGCCCAACTGATTGGCGCCCGGTTTGGAGGCCATCCCCCGTACGGTCCGCTCGAATTCCGCACGCAGGAGCATCATATAACGGAAGGTGTAGGAAGCTTCAAGCTGGATGAAGAGCCGTACCGTTTCGAATTCGATCCGTTTACGGAGAAGACCGTGCTGCTGGAATTCGAGGCAGGCGGACAGTGGTGGCCGGCGGGCTGGTGCCACAGCTACGGTCTCGGACGGGTTGTCTACCTGATGCCAGGGCATCATGAGCCTACATTCCTTCATCCCGAAGTGAAGAAGCTGCTGCTGCAAGCCGCCAAATGGGCGGCCCGGATTCCGACCCGGCAGTAA
- a CDS encoding uroporphyrinogen-III synthase: protein MADQLKGVTVALAGPRKSEELAKLISNMGGTALLRPAQGTVFLDGEELRRELEEWTGSPPDWSILTTGMGLDALYQVAGDMGIQERFQEVLAGSMIAARGYKTVNALKKRGLVPHVRDDDGSTSGLIRGLEAFDLRGKTAVLQLHGDPAPRLNAWLREAGAEVREVLPYRHMPPEQEDLERLLTEITGAKVDAVTFTSAPQIRFLAEYADSRGMRQAMLDAFEAGVLAVAVGRITADALKEAGIRRIVMPEQERMGSMIVELGRYLAANR, encoded by the coding sequence ATGGCCGATCAACTGAAAGGCGTGACCGTCGCTCTTGCCGGCCCTCGCAAGTCGGAAGAGCTGGCGAAGCTGATAAGCAATATGGGCGGAACCGCACTCCTGCGGCCAGCCCAGGGAACGGTATTTCTGGACGGGGAAGAGCTTCGCCGGGAGCTGGAAGAATGGACCGGGAGTCCCCCCGACTGGAGCATTCTTACTACGGGAATGGGCCTGGACGCGTTGTACCAGGTTGCAGGTGACATGGGCATTCAGGAGCGCTTTCAGGAAGTGCTTGCCGGCTCAATGATCGCGGCCCGGGGCTACAAGACAGTAAACGCGCTGAAGAAAAGAGGGCTTGTGCCGCATGTTCGGGACGATGACGGAAGCACGTCGGGGTTGATCCGCGGCCTTGAGGCTTTCGACCTCCGGGGCAAGACCGCCGTTCTTCAGCTGCACGGCGATCCCGCCCCGCGACTGAACGCCTGGCTCAGAGAAGCAGGCGCCGAGGTTCGGGAGGTTCTACCTTACCGGCATATGCCGCCGGAGCAAGAGGACCTTGAGCGGCTGCTTACGGAAATAACCGGGGCCAAGGTCGACGCCGTTACTTTCACCAGTGCGCCGCAGATCCGTTTTCTGGCCGAATACGCGGACAGCCGCGGCATGCGGCAGGCGATGCTTGACGCCTTTGAGGCCGGAGTGCTTGCGGTTGCAGTGGGCCGTATTACAGCCGACGCGCTCAAGGAGGCGGGCATCCGGCGGATCGTCATGCCGGAGCAGGAGCGGATGGGCAGCATGATCGTGGAGCTTGGCCGCTATCTGGCCGCCAATCGCTAG
- a CDS encoding methyl-accepting chemotaxis protein — protein sequence MPRKKKAGLTMRTKLISIYLLVLIVPGLIIGGLTYRTASSAVTNQLVNSSQESVTAVNEIVNSNIQSKIEDVKYFVDAVSSSTVNSDPNGGGYAELKGRLKEYAAMHPDVLEVYIGTDQGKVVKASDTPLPAGYDPRKENAYVSAIKKGGGPVISPVFQNANKETVVSISSVLNDKSGVFFLELNLKQLANLVDLKVGKEGYVLIVDSSKRFVVHPTEPLGLQSNVEFVKRMFEKDGGTFDYDYNGDKKNLTYMTNALTGWRIAGTINKSEITSASQGIRTTALIVIAASILIALVPLYFVLRALLAPLGRLSKATEIISQGDLSQDIGSFGQDEIGHLATNFQTMVSSLREMILGVQEMTDNVSSSAAELTAGAEMTTKAIEHVTVAIQEVAAGNERQVGSVQRGMEGTAATTAEVSNISGYMNEVSAMMDNTSRSAAEGNDSVIQVVDKINGIHETVEELGAVIDKLNERSGRIVGIVGIITGIARQTNLLALNASIEAARAGEHGRGFAVVAAEVRKLAEESEHSAREISEVIVSINSEMKEAITRMNSAKEKVSEGILAVDTTGRSFSRIRRAVKGAAEKIKAMGEGVQALSQEAGGMEKAMEEVRVISQEAAANTETISAAAQEQLASVEEIASSSSDLSRLADDLQALVSRFKLYGSGAAGQTAEPEAEPTAASAEEETSRGIAS from the coding sequence ATGCCCAGAAAGAAAAAGGCAGGCTTGACTATGCGCACCAAATTAATTTCCATTTATTTGCTTGTGCTGATTGTCCCGGGTCTCATCATCGGAGGTCTGACCTATCGGACGGCCAGCAGCGCGGTGACGAATCAGCTCGTCAACAGCTCGCAGGAGAGTGTTACGGCGGTCAATGAAATCGTCAATTCGAATATCCAGTCCAAGATAGAGGACGTGAAGTATTTCGTCGACGCCGTTTCTTCTTCCACCGTGAACAGTGATCCTAACGGAGGAGGATACGCCGAGCTGAAAGGCCGGTTGAAGGAATATGCGGCAATGCATCCCGATGTACTGGAAGTATATATAGGAACCGACCAGGGCAAAGTTGTAAAAGCTTCCGATACCCCCCTGCCCGCCGGATATGATCCACGGAAGGAAAATGCTTATGTTAGCGCTATCAAAAAAGGCGGCGGTCCAGTGATCTCCCCTGTGTTTCAGAACGCGAACAAGGAGACGGTGGTCTCCATATCGTCGGTACTCAACGATAAAAGCGGCGTGTTCTTTTTGGAGCTGAACCTGAAGCAGCTGGCGAATCTGGTCGATCTGAAGGTCGGCAAGGAGGGGTATGTCCTGATTGTGGACAGCAGCAAGAGGTTTGTGGTGCATCCGACGGAGCCGCTAGGTCTTCAGTCAAACGTAGAATTTGTCAAAAGAATGTTCGAGAAGGATGGCGGCACGTTCGATTATGACTATAATGGCGACAAGAAAAATCTGACCTATATGACCAATGCTCTTACCGGCTGGAGAATAGCGGGAACCATCAACAAAAGTGAAATCACTAGCGCGTCGCAAGGCATCCGGACGACCGCGCTTATTGTAATCGCTGCGTCCATCCTGATTGCTTTGGTGCCGCTCTACTTTGTTCTGCGCGCGCTTCTTGCGCCGCTCGGCCGGCTGAGCAAAGCGACGGAGATCATCAGCCAGGGCGATCTGTCGCAGGATATCGGCTCCTTCGGACAGGACGAGATCGGCCATCTGGCCACCAATTTCCAGACCATGGTTTCCAGTCTCCGGGAGATGATACTCGGCGTGCAGGAAATGACCGACAACGTATCTTCCTCGGCTGCGGAGCTGACGGCCGGAGCCGAAATGACGACAAAGGCGATCGAGCATGTGACCGTCGCCATTCAGGAGGTGGCTGCGGGCAACGAGCGGCAGGTTGGCAGTGTGCAAAGAGGTATGGAAGGCACGGCCGCGACTACGGCGGAGGTGTCCAACATTTCCGGGTATATGAATGAAGTGTCGGCGATGATGGACAATACGTCCCGCTCAGCCGCTGAAGGCAATGACTCGGTTATCCAGGTCGTCGATAAAATCAACGGCATTCACGAGACGGTCGAGGAGCTCGGAGCCGTCATCGATAAGCTCAACGAGCGCAGCGGACGGATTGTAGGCATCGTAGGCATCATTACGGGAATCGCCCGGCAGACGAATCTGCTGGCGCTCAACGCGTCCATCGAGGCGGCGAGAGCCGGGGAGCATGGCCGCGGATTTGCCGTTGTCGCCGCAGAGGTCCGCAAGCTGGCCGAGGAATCGGAGCATTCGGCGCGGGAAATCTCAGAGGTTATCGTTTCGATTAACAGCGAGATGAAAGAAGCGATAACGCGGATGAACAGTGCCAAGGAGAAAGTATCCGAAGGCATCCTCGCGGTCGATACGACAGGGCGTTCCTTCTCGCGGATCCGCAGAGCGGTCAAGGGAGCGGCGGAAAAAATCAAGGCGATGGGCGAAGGTGTTCAGGCACTGTCTCAGGAAGCCGGCGGTATGGAGAAGGCAATGGAGGAAGTTCGCGTGATTTCCCAGGAGGCTGCGGCGAATACGGAGACGATTTCAGCAGCCGCGCAGGAGCAGCTTGCCTCGGTTGAGGAAATCGCATCCTCGTCGTCGGACCTCAGCCGCCTGGCCGATGACTTGCAGGCTCTGGTCAGCCGCTTCAAACTGTACGGTTCCGGTGCGGCAGGTCAGACCGCAGAGCCGGAAGCAGAGCCGACTGCGGCTTCGGCCGAGGAAGAAACTTCCCGCGGAATAGCGAGCTAG
- a CDS encoding Fur family transcriptional regulator has protein sequence MRHLNLTSQRQAVYDIVRESHDHPTAAEVMNRLVEKGHNLAYGTVYNSLRYLADKQLIRELKLGEAASRYDARMDDHQHIICDVCGAVDEVMSHVPAGWLEEVAKETGYSIGHAHVVFGGVCSACRSKVVN, from the coding sequence GTGAGACATCTGAATCTGACTTCCCAACGCCAAGCCGTTTACGATATTGTCCGTGAATCGCATGACCACCCGACTGCGGCGGAAGTGATGAACCGTCTGGTCGAGAAGGGGCATAACCTTGCCTACGGCACTGTATATAATTCGCTTCGCTATCTTGCCGACAAGCAGCTGATCCGGGAACTGAAGCTGGGAGAGGCCGCCAGCCGCTATGACGCTCGTATGGACGACCACCAGCATATTATTTGCGACGTGTGCGGAGCGGTGGATGAAGTGATGAGCCATGTGCCCGCGGGCTGGCTGGAGGAGGTCGCCAAAGAGACCGGCTACAGCATCGGACATGCGCATGTCGTTTTTGGAGGCGTTTGCTCCGCCTGCCGCAGCAAGGTTGTGAATTAA
- a CDS encoding diguanylate cyclase, translating into MMILKLINSLFANFCILVTFLYLSGMLSKKFVVAGRSVSIATRVNAGLLFGLFGMILMCYSFPVGPGSYANLRHLTIILISSYIGWLPALICSVLLAISRVLFYGVSYSSIAAGVSLLIIGYCCCWISILPWSRLRKVMVSNLISMGISFVTISSNLGSLAKVMEFFPLQLGITLAAGLGVYYIAEYIQRSNELYAQLEHRATTDYLTNLNNLRQFHRHMDTEMARAERRGNSLSMLAIDIDHFKVINDTYGHPAGDAVLKQLARRLCNHSRSYDIVSRNGGEEFTILLPDCPLQQAQRAGERIRAAVENDRFVLPLGKKVHLTVSVGVASYPENIQDADGDLLCQYADSALYAAKNSGRNKVCVANI; encoded by the coding sequence ATGATGATATTAAAATTGATCAACAGTCTTTTTGCAAACTTTTGCATCCTTGTAACTTTTCTATATTTGTCGGGGATGCTGTCCAAAAAATTTGTCGTCGCCGGCCGTTCGGTTAGCATCGCCACAAGAGTCAACGCCGGGCTGCTCTTCGGATTGTTCGGCATGATCCTGATGTGCTATTCCTTTCCGGTCGGACCGGGAAGCTACGCCAACCTGCGTCACCTGACGATTATTCTCATTTCATCATATATCGGCTGGCTGCCCGCACTGATTTGCTCTGTGCTGCTCGCGATAAGCCGGGTTCTTTTTTATGGTGTGTCCTATTCTTCCATAGCAGCGGGCGTTTCTCTCCTGATTATCGGTTATTGCTGCTGCTGGATTTCCATACTTCCCTGGTCACGGCTGCGCAAAGTCATGGTCAGCAACCTGATCAGCATGGGCATCAGCTTTGTGACGATCAGCAGCAACCTCGGAAGCTTGGCCAAGGTCATGGAATTTTTCCCGCTGCAGCTCGGGATTACTCTTGCCGCCGGACTGGGCGTGTATTATATCGCCGAATATATTCAGCGTTCCAACGAGCTGTACGCGCAGCTTGAGCATCGCGCAACGACGGACTACCTTACCAATCTGAACAACCTGCGCCAGTTCCACCGCCACATGGATACAGAGATGGCCCGGGCTGAACGGCGGGGCAACAGCCTCTCGATGCTCGCCATTGATATCGACCATTTCAAGGTTATCAACGACACTTACGGCCATCCTGCTGGTGACGCTGTCCTGAAGCAGCTGGCCCGCCGCCTGTGCAATCACTCCCGCTCCTATGATATCGTATCGCGCAACGGAGGCGAAGAGTTTACCATTTTGCTCCCGGATTGCCCGCTCCAGCAAGCGCAAAGGGCCGGGGAGCGTATCCGCGCCGCTGTGGAGAACGACCGTTTTGTACTGCCTTTAGGCAAAAAAGTTCATCTCACCGTATCCGTCGGGGTAGCGTCTTATCCTGAAAACATCCAGGACGCGGACGGAGACCTGCTCTGCCAATATGCGGACAGTGCGCTGTATGCGGCCAAGAACTCAGGGCGAAACAAGGTCTGCGTCGCCAATATTTGA
- a CDS encoding FAD-dependent oxidoreductase: MKPENKGQESLPRFPESLWRGTTELPSFPRLAEDHTTDIAVVGGGITGITAAYLLAEAGRKVTLLEGTELLAGTTGFTTAKITAQHGLIYSNLIKHFGEEHARSYFRSNSESLEWILQTAGKLGLSCGLEREDAYIYSDVGDGKTLKELENELEAYRKLGLPGEWVDSVSLPMRIGGGIKLPGQARFHPLQYLKGLLEAFLAKGGTVYEHTMISEEVEDEDGLTLFTERGKHRIKCRHAVSASHFPFYDGGAMYFARLHAERAYALAFEPETDYEGGMYLCVGKPRRSLRAVEWEGKKLVIAGGESHKTGQSSCTIKHYENLEIFAGELLGIRQIPYRWSTQDLITVDKVPYIGKLSKDKEIYIATGFAKWGMTAGTLAARIIADQIQGKPNPYTELYDPTRFKANPGIKNLVVENANVAKELIQGKVEFAHKKIGDLKPDEGGVVRHDGKRVGAYKDPEGGIHLVDRTCTHMGCECDWNESERSWDCPCHGSRYTYDGEVIEGPAVQPLTKLDV, encoded by the coding sequence ATGAAACCAGAAAATAAAGGGCAGGAGAGTCTGCCCAGATTTCCGGAGTCGCTATGGAGAGGAACGACGGAGCTGCCCTCCTTTCCCCGGCTAGCAGAGGATCACACCACTGACATCGCCGTGGTGGGCGGAGGCATCACTGGTATTACCGCAGCTTATCTGCTTGCGGAGGCCGGGCGGAAGGTTACGCTGCTGGAAGGCACCGAGCTGCTCGCCGGCACAACGGGATTCACGACGGCCAAAATTACGGCCCAGCACGGGCTGATCTACAGCAATCTGATCAAGCATTTCGGGGAAGAGCACGCGCGCTCTTATTTCCGCTCGAACAGCGAGAGTTTGGAGTGGATTCTTCAAACGGCCGGGAAGCTCGGCTTATCCTGTGGTTTGGAGCGTGAGGATGCCTATATATACAGCGATGTCGGCGACGGGAAAACGCTGAAGGAGCTTGAGAATGAACTCGAGGCTTACCGCAAGCTGGGACTTCCGGGGGAATGGGTCGATTCCGTATCGCTGCCCATGCGCATCGGAGGCGGCATCAAGCTTCCCGGCCAGGCCCGCTTCCACCCGCTGCAGTATCTGAAGGGACTGCTTGAAGCGTTTCTCGCCAAGGGCGGAACCGTGTACGAGCATACCATGATCAGCGAAGAGGTCGAGGATGAGGACGGTCTGACGCTCTTTACCGAACGGGGCAAGCACCGCATCAAGTGCCGGCATGCCGTATCGGCCTCCCATTTTCCGTTCTATGACGGCGGAGCGATGTACTTTGCGCGCCTGCATGCGGAACGCGCGTACGCCCTGGCCTTCGAGCCTGAAACCGACTATGAAGGCGGAATGTACTTATGCGTCGGCAAGCCGAGACGCTCTCTCCGCGCGGTCGAATGGGAGGGCAAAAAGCTGGTTATCGCCGGCGGCGAGAGCCATAAGACGGGGCAGAGCAGCTGTACGATCAAGCATTATGAGAATCTGGAGATTTTCGCCGGAGAGCTTCTGGGCATCCGCCAGATTCCTTATCGCTGGTCCACCCAGGATTTGATTACGGTAGATAAGGTCCCTTACATCGGCAAGCTGTCCAAAGACAAGGAGATCTACATCGCCACAGGCTTCGCGAAATGGGGAATGACGGCGGGCACGCTGGCGGCGCGGATAATTGCCGATCAGATTCAAGGCAAACCGAATCCCTATACGGAGCTGTACGATCCGACCCGGTTCAAGGCCAACCCGGGCATCAAGAATCTGGTAGTGGAGAACGCCAATGTCGCCAAGGAGCTGATCCAAGGCAAGGTGGAATTCGCTCATAAAAAAATCGGGGATTTGAAGCCGGACGAAGGCGGCGTTGTCCGCCACGATGGAAAGCGCGTCGGCGCCTACAAGGACCCCGAGGGCGGTATTCACCTGGTGGACAGGACCTGTACGCACATGGGCTGCGAATGCGATTGGAACGAGAGTGAACGCTCCTGGGATTGCCCGTGCCACGGCTCCCGTTACACCTATGACGGCGAAGTGATCGAAGGACCAGCGGTTCAGCCGCTGACGAAGCTGGATGTGTGA
- a CDS encoding 3-ketoacyl-ACP reductase has translation MELRGKTAVITGAGKGIGKALALALAKEGANLGLISRTAADLEALKAAITEAHDVKVSIAIADISVREEAERAVAAIQNDLGTFDVLINNAGVATFGTLVDMDPEEWKRHIDINLFGAYYVTHAALPAMIEKKAGNIINVSSTAGERGFATGSAYCASKFALMGMTEALFQEVRKFNIRVVALTPSTVNTPLAVNAGLPIGDEDRMMQPEDVAELALTALKLPDRVVIKTAGIWTTNPQ, from the coding sequence ATGGAACTTAGAGGAAAAACCGCAGTGATTACCGGTGCCGGCAAAGGCATCGGTAAAGCCCTGGCCCTGGCGCTCGCCAAGGAAGGCGCCAATCTGGGGCTGATCTCCCGTACCGCCGCCGATTTGGAGGCGCTGAAAGCCGCAATCACCGAAGCGCATGATGTGAAGGTCAGCATTGCCATCGCCGATATTTCGGTCCGCGAAGAAGCGGAGCGCGCTGTGGCTGCTATCCAGAACGATCTCGGCACGTTCGACGTCCTGATTAACAACGCCGGTGTCGCTACCTTCGGTACGCTGGTGGATATGGACCCCGAAGAATGGAAACGCCATATCGACATCAATCTGTTCGGCGCCTATTACGTTACCCACGCCGCGCTGCCTGCGATGATCGAGAAGAAGGCCGGCAACATTATCAATGTCTCGTCCACTGCCGGTGAACGCGGCTTCGCCACAGGCTCCGCCTACTGCGCGTCCAAGTTCGCACTCATGGGCATGACCGAGGCGCTCTTCCAGGAAGTGCGCAAGTTCAACATCCGGGTTGTGGCGCTGACGCCAAGCACGGTCAATACCCCGCTGGCGGTGAATGCCGGCCTGCCGATCGGCGACGAAGACCGGATGATGCAGCCTGAGGATGTCGCCGAGCTGGCGCTGACAGCGCTGAAGCTGCCGGACCGCGTAGTCATCAAAACGGCAGGCATCTGGACGACCAATCCGCAATAG
- a CDS encoding antibiotic biosynthesis monooxygenase, protein MLVVTNTIKVKEGAGAALAQRFAGTGGVQDMPGFVRMEVWHASAKEGAEELKICTVWENEDAFKAWTASESFRNSHRGAGGNDSILGASLDKYELLLSRTPKQ, encoded by the coding sequence ATGCTCGTAGTCACGAATACGATCAAGGTCAAGGAAGGTGCCGGAGCTGCGCTGGCCCAGCGGTTCGCCGGAACGGGCGGCGTGCAGGACATGCCCGGCTTTGTGCGCATGGAGGTATGGCATGCAAGCGCCAAAGAAGGCGCGGAAGAGCTGAAGATCTGTACCGTATGGGAGAACGAGGATGCATTCAAAGCCTGGACCGCAAGCGAGTCCTTCCGAAATTCCCACCGGGGGGCGGGCGGCAACGACTCCATTCTCGGAGCGTCGCTCGACAAGTACGAGCTTCTTCTCAGCCGTACTCCAAAGCAGTAA
- a CDS encoding ABC transporter ATP-binding protein produces MSENNQEYRRPAQPPRRGPGPGGFGGAGMMMPPEKAKDFKGTLRRLTRYLRPKRLQLVVVLITAILSTVFSILSPKIMGKATTKLFEGVVGKFKGVPGAAIDFGYINEILLILAGLYVLSALFGYIQQYIMAGVAQSVVFDMREEINSKLERLPLKYFDSRTHGEILSRATNDVDNISTTLQQSLTQLITSVITIIGVIIMMLTISPWLTLITIITLPLSFVAIMGITKRSQTYFVGQQKSLGQLNGHVEEMYTGHRIVKAFGREKESLQDFDKINEQLYDSGWRAQFMSGMIMPLMMFIGNLGYVLVCVVGGIFVTRKMIEVGDIQAFIQYSRQFTMPITQTANIANIIQSTIASAERVFELLDEEEEIPESAAALAGRTVHTEEGAVEFRHVKFGYKDDSILIEDMNIRVKPGQTIAIVGPTGAGKTTLINLLMRFYELNGGQILIDGVDITDMKRSELRGKFGMVLQDTWLFNGTIRDNIAYGREGATEADIVRAARAAHADHFIRTLPMGYNTVLNEEASNISQGQKQLLTIARAILADPAILILDEATSSVDTRTEVQIQTAMNTLMQGRTSFVIAHRLSTIRDADLILVMNHGTVIEQGSHEQLLKQGGFYADLYNSQFSEGELSDAG; encoded by the coding sequence ATGAGCGAGAACAATCAGGAATACAGACGTCCCGCGCAGCCGCCGCGCAGAGGGCCCGGACCCGGCGGGTTCGGCGGAGCGGGCATGATGATGCCGCCAGAGAAAGCGAAGGATTTCAAAGGAACGCTGCGGCGGCTGACCCGGTATTTGCGTCCGAAACGGTTGCAGCTTGTGGTCGTGTTGATTACAGCCATCCTGAGTACGGTATTCAGCATTCTTAGCCCCAAGATTATGGGGAAAGCGACCACCAAGCTGTTCGAAGGCGTCGTTGGCAAATTCAAGGGCGTACCGGGCGCGGCTATCGATTTTGGCTACATTAATGAAATTCTGCTGATCCTGGCCGGCTTGTATGTGCTGAGCGCTCTCTTTGGCTACATCCAGCAGTATATTATGGCCGGGGTGGCGCAGAGCGTCGTATTCGACATGCGCGAGGAAATCAACAGCAAGCTAGAACGGCTGCCGCTGAAATATTTCGATTCCCGGACGCATGGGGAGATCCTGAGCCGGGCGACCAACGATGTCGACAATATCAGCACGACGCTGCAGCAAAGCTTGACCCAGCTTATCACATCGGTCATTACGATCATCGGCGTTATCATCATGATGCTGACGATCAGTCCGTGGCTTACGCTTATCACCATTATTACGCTGCCGCTCAGCTTTGTCGCCATTATGGGGATTACCAAGCGCTCCCAGACGTATTTCGTCGGCCAGCAGAAATCGCTCGGTCAGCTGAACGGCCATGTCGAGGAAATGTACACAGGCCACCGGATCGTCAAAGCGTTCGGACGGGAGAAGGAATCGCTCCAGGATTTTGACAAAATCAACGAGCAGCTCTACGATTCCGGCTGGCGCGCTCAGTTTATGTCCGGCATGATCATGCCGCTCATGATGTTCATCGGCAATCTGGGCTATGTGCTGGTCTGTGTAGTCGGCGGAATCTTTGTCACCCGAAAAATGATTGAAGTCGGCGACATCCAGGCATTTATCCAATATTCGCGCCAGTTTACGATGCCGATTACCCAGACGGCCAACATAGCCAATATTATTCAGTCGACCATCGCTTCCGCGGAGCGCGTGTTTGAACTGCTGGACGAGGAAGAGGAAATCCCGGAATCGGCGGCGGCCTTGGCTGGCAGGACCGTTCATACGGAAGAAGGAGCGGTGGAGTTCCGCCACGTGAAATTCGGATACAAAGATGATTCGATTCTCATTGAAGATATGAATATCCGGGTTAAGCCGGGACAGACGATCGCAATTGTCGGTCCGACCGGAGCCGGCAAGACGACGCTGATCAACCTGCTGATGCGGTTTTATGAGCTAAATGGCGGCCAGATCCTGATCGACGGCGTGGACATTACCGACATGAAGCGCAGCGAGCTGCGGGGCAAGTTCGGAATGGTGCTTCAGGATACGTGGCTCTTTAACGGCACGATCCGCGACAATATCGCATACGGGCGCGAAGGCGCGACCGAAGCGGATATAGTGCGGGCAGCCAGAGCGGCGCATGCCGACCATTTCATCCGCACCCTGCCGATGGGCTACAACACCGTGCTGAATGAGGAGGCCTCCAATATTTCACAGGGTCAAAAGCAGCTGCTGACGATCGCCCGTGCCATTCTGGCGGACCCGGCAATCCTGATTCTGGACGAAGCCACCAGCAGCGTCGATACCCGGACCGAGGTCCAAATTCAAACAGCGATGAACACCTTGATGCAGGGCCGCACTAGCTTTGTCATCGCTCACCGTCTGTCAACGATCCGCGACGCCGATTTGATTCTCGTCATGAATCATGGCACCGTCATCGAGCAGGGCTCTCACGAGCAGCTGCTGAAGCAAGGCGGATTCTACGCCGATCTGTATAACAGCCAGTTCTCCGAAGGGGAGCTTTCCGATGCCGGGTAA